The Clostridioides difficile genome has a segment encoding these proteins:
- a CDS encoding response regulator transcription factor, translated as MNSKILVVDDEEGIITLLRDYFEINDYKVYTAQNGKEALEKISKNPDIILLDINMPEIDGIEVCSRIRDYISCPILFLTAKIENNDKINGFRVGADDYIVKPFDLEELGARVSAHLRREQRKSNHTKVNFYKDLVIDYEKRSIYIYNNQVSLSKKEFDIVELLSMNPGQVFDRERIYDRIWGYDSNGNSDVIMEHIRKIRTKLSKYTLENYIETVWGAGYKWIK; from the coding sequence ATGAACAGTAAAATACTCGTTGTAGATGACGAAGAAGGAATCATCACCTTATTAAGAGATTATTTTGAAATAAATGATTATAAAGTTTATACTGCTCAAAATGGAAAAGAAGCACTAGAAAAAATATCTAAAAATCCAGACATTATTCTACTTGATATAAACATGCCTGAGATAGATGGAATTGAAGTTTGCAGTAGAATTAGAGATTATATATCATGCCCTATCTTATTTTTAACAGCCAAAATTGAAAACAATGATAAAATCAATGGTTTTCGTGTTGGGGCTGATGATTATATTGTAAAACCTTTTGATTTAGAAGAACTTGGTGCGAGAGTCTCTGCTCACTTAAGACGCGAACAAAGAAAATCAAATCACACTAAAGTCAACTTTTACAAAGATTTAGTAATAGATTATGAAAAAAGGTCAATTTATATTTACAATAATCAAGTTTCACTTTCGAAAAAAGAATTTGATATAGTAGAACTTCTCTCTATGAACCCTGGTCAAGTATTTGATAGAGAAAGGATTTATGATAGAATATGGGGCTATGATAGCAATGGAAATAGTGATGTTATAATGGAACATATCAGAAAGATACGAACTAAATTATCAAAATATACTCTTGAAAATTACATAGAAACAGTATGGGGAGCTGGTTACAAATGGATAAAATAA
- a CDS encoding sensor histidine kinase, which yields MDKIKNMSLKKSFFFLTLSSIIIASVLTAISYILLNHMYHSIQDKYLQTPLYTETITIMQNNINQYSDFDKVLINIISTLQLVLPLIFFIGLLLLADIIFYKVKLKVPIEILNKGANEISNNNLDFHLEYKSNDELGNLCNAFEKMRSQLNKNNIKMWTMIDDRKQLNAAFSHDLRNPLTVLKGYSDYLIKYMPTGKLSDKKILSTTQLMSEHIDRIEYYVDSMSNSQRLEDLVIVKSISSINDFVENLDNNISILSKQTGKSFKLTNKVDNINVLFDENIIHRVIENIISNAFRYAKNKVYILIYLEQEFLTFIIEDDGIGFSEDSLSSALKPFYKDKALNNNNSNFGMGLYIAKVLCEKHGGSILIENNSIGGAKIIAKFSTKG from the coding sequence ATGGATAAAATAAAAAATATGTCATTAAAAAAATCTTTTTTCTTTCTAACTCTATCTTCAATAATTATAGCATCAGTACTTACAGCTATCTCATACATTTTACTTAATCACATGTATCACTCTATACAAGACAAATATTTACAAACTCCTTTATACACAGAGACTATAACCATAATGCAAAATAATATAAATCAATACAGCGATTTTGATAAAGTGTTGATTAATATTATTAGCACACTTCAACTTGTACTCCCACTTATATTTTTTATAGGGCTTTTATTATTAGCTGATATAATTTTTTATAAGGTAAAATTAAAGGTACCTATTGAAATACTTAATAAAGGGGCAAATGAAATATCCAATAATAACTTAGATTTTCACTTAGAATATAAGAGTAATGACGAATTAGGTAATCTGTGTAATGCTTTCGAAAAAATGAGGTCCCAACTAAATAAAAATAATATAAAAATGTGGACCATGATAGATGATAGAAAACAGCTTAATGCTGCTTTTTCTCATGATTTAAGGAATCCTCTAACAGTTCTAAAAGGATACTCAGATTATTTAATAAAATACATGCCAACAGGAAAACTCAGTGATAAAAAAATTTTATCAACTACACAACTTATGTCTGAGCATATTGACAGAATTGAATACTATGTAGATAGTATGAGTAACTCTCAACGATTGGAAGACCTAGTTATTGTAAAATCTATATCAAGTATAAATGATTTTGTAGAAAACTTAGATAACAATATATCTATTCTATCAAAACAAACTGGAAAATCTTTTAAACTTACAAATAAAGTGGACAATATAAATGTATTATTTGATGAAAATATTATTCATAGGGTTATTGAAAATATAATATCAAATGCATTTAGATATGCAAAAAATAAAGTATATATACTTATATACCTTGAGCAAGAATTCCTTACTTTTATAATTGAGGATGATGGTATAGGATTTAGTGAAGACTCTCTAAGCTCAGCTTTAAAACCCTTTTATAAGGATAAGGCTTTAAATAATAACAACTCAAATTTTGGTATGGGTCTTTATATAGCTAAAGTATTATGTGAAAAGCATGGTGGCTCTATTCTTATTGAAAACAATTCAATTGGTGGTGCTAAAATTATAGCAAAGTTCTCAACAAAAGGCTAA
- a CDS encoding sensor domain-containing diguanylate cyclase, with protein MKRVFEKLRIGVVPLILSIALILTGILSVRSINNLEGNARVINYTGIIRGATQRLIKKELAYVQDDKLIAKLDGILTGLSNGSTELKLIRLQSEEYQSLLAKMKKDWSNIKVEIMNYRDGGSGDKLFKMSEDYFNLANQTVMVAEVYTDKIVQDARNLLFYINIVFVLMAGMCTVFAFCQDKRRRRLIEVENENRLKREQLSKRFQELLVPINEITELLYVSDLDTYELLFVNEVGKKIFNINDEENLKCYKVLQGFDSPCSFCPNSILTKDENYTWEYTNPITKRHYLLKDRLMEWEGRTARMEIAFDITESTNEKIELKNGLNREHILVECIRELYRNHEMVDAANYVLEQVGELFLAERSYIFLFHGDNMSNIAEWCKDGITPQIDNLQNLPQDDFAIWFNMFKNQENLIIHDLEDLKLTMEFEYEFLSQQGIKSMILVPLKRNGKLDGCMGLDNLSPNLIENAVTFIETLSYFIMIAMSRNENEEVLYRMSYLDTLTSFYNRNRYIHDIDKLVGKTNSVGVVYLDVNGLKEINDNFGHDSGDKLLKRCAQIIQSSFETGSYYRIGGDEFVIICTDITEEEFNEKVQKLKNNFMNDECKAAIGSKWDENCENIKSTIKNADELMYADKKEFYHNHQPTGRYRHYTEALEDLDAVKEKNI; from the coding sequence ATGAAGAGGGTATTCGAAAAACTTCGAATAGGAGTAGTTCCACTTATTTTAAGTATTGCTCTAATTTTGACAGGAATATTGTCAGTTCGTTCCATCAATAATCTTGAGGGAAATGCACGTGTTATCAATTATACAGGGATTATCCGTGGTGCTACACAGAGACTAATAAAAAAAGAACTTGCTTATGTACAGGATGATAAATTGATTGCAAAACTAGATGGTATTCTAACAGGACTTTCTAATGGAAGTACAGAACTTAAATTGATAAGACTCCAAAGTGAAGAATATCAATCATTATTAGCAAAGATGAAAAAGGATTGGTCAAATATTAAGGTAGAAATCATGAATTATAGAGATGGCGGATCTGGGGATAAACTGTTTAAGATGAGTGAAGATTACTTTAACTTAGCCAATCAGACAGTAATGGTTGCAGAGGTATATACTGATAAAATTGTTCAAGATGCTCGAAATTTATTGTTTTATATTAATATAGTGTTTGTATTAATGGCAGGAATGTGTACCGTTTTTGCTTTTTGCCAAGATAAACGTCGAAGAAGATTGATTGAAGTAGAAAATGAGAATAGACTAAAAAGAGAGCAATTATCAAAACGATTTCAAGAATTGCTTGTTCCTATAAATGAAATAACAGAGTTACTGTATGTATCAGACCTTGATACCTATGAGTTGCTATTTGTAAATGAAGTTGGAAAGAAAATTTTCAATATTAATGATGAAGAGAATTTGAAGTGTTATAAGGTATTACAGGGATTTGATTCACCTTGTTCATTCTGCCCAAATTCTATTTTGACAAAGGATGAAAATTATACTTGGGAATATACAAATCCAATCACTAAGCGTCACTATCTATTAAAAGACCGCTTAATGGAGTGGGAGGGTCGTACAGCAAGAATGGAGATTGCATTTGATATTACTGAATCAACTAATGAAAAAATTGAATTAAAAAATGGTTTGAATAGAGAACATATTCTTGTTGAATGTATTAGAGAACTTTATCGCAATCACGAAATGGTAGATGCTGCTAATTATGTATTGGAACAGGTAGGAGAATTGTTTTTAGCTGAACGTTCTTATATCTTCTTATTTCATGGTGATAACATGTCTAACATTGCAGAATGGTGTAAGGACGGTATAACTCCTCAAATTGATAATTTACAGAATTTACCACAGGATGATTTTGCAATATGGTTTAATATGTTTAAAAATCAGGAAAATTTAATTATTCATGATTTGGAAGATTTAAAGTTGACTATGGAGTTTGAATATGAGTTTCTTTCACAACAAGGTATCAAGAGTATGATTTTGGTGCCATTAAAGCGTAATGGCAAATTAGATGGATGTATGGGGCTAGATAATCTTTCTCCTAATTTAATTGAAAATGCAGTTACATTTATTGAAACTCTCAGTTACTTTATTATGATTGCAATGAGTAGAAATGAAAATGAGGAAGTTCTTTATCGTATGAGTTACTTAGATACTCTTACTTCTTTTTATAACAGAAATCGTTATATTCATGATATTGATAAACTTGTAGGTAAAACTAATTCTGTTGGGGTAGTATATTTAGATGTAAATGGACTAAAAGAAATCAATGATAATTTTGGACATGATTCTGGCGATAAGTTGCTAAAAAGATGTGCGCAAATTATTCAAAGTAGTTTTGAAACAGGTTCTTATTATCGAATTGGTGGTGATGAATTTGTAATCATTTGCACTGATATCACTGAAGAGGAATTTAACGAAAAAGTACAAAAGCTAAAGAATAATTTTATGAATGATGAATGTAAAGCTGCTATTGGCTCTAAATGGGACGAAAATTGTGAAAATATCAAGTCTACTATAAAAAATGCAGATGAACTCATGTATGCTGATAAAAAAGAATTTTATCATAACCATCAACCAACAGGACGTTATCGACATTATACTGAGGCATTAGAAGATTTAGATGCAGTAAAAGAAAAAAATATTTAA
- a CDS encoding ABC transporter ATP-binding protein, with the protein MIIKAKQLSKIYGSNNNKVIALNNVDLEINSGEFISIIGPSGSGKSTLLHILSGLDSPTSGQVLLDGKDMYKYSEKELSTLRRKCFGFVFQQFNLLPVLTASENISMPVLLDKRQPDKKYLNEISSLLGISDRLHHLPHELSGGQQQRVAIARALIAKPNVIFADEPTGNLDSKSGSEVMNLLIKTSKQFKKTLVVITHDDRIAKLADRQLSIIDGILMEVK; encoded by the coding sequence ATGATTATAAAAGCAAAGCAATTATCAAAAATATATGGTTCTAATAATAACAAAGTTATTGCACTAAACAATGTTGATTTAGAAATAAATTCAGGTGAATTTATTTCTATTATTGGGCCTTCTGGAAGTGGAAAAAGTACACTTTTGCATATCTTAAGTGGATTAGATAGTCCTACATCTGGTCAGGTATTACTTGATGGGAAAGATATGTATAAATATAGTGAAAAGGAACTTTCCACTCTTAGAAGAAAATGTTTTGGATTTGTATTTCAACAGTTTAATCTATTACCTGTTTTGACAGCTTCAGAGAATATTTCGATGCCTGTATTATTAGATAAAAGACAACCTGATAAAAAATACTTAAATGAAATTTCATCATTACTTGGAATTTCAGATAGATTACACCATCTTCCTCATGAACTCTCAGGAGGCCAGCAACAAAGAGTTGCCATTGCTAGAGCATTGATTGCAAAACCAAATGTAATATTTGCTGATGAACCTACAGGAAACTTAGACAGCAAAAGTGGTAGTGAAGTTATGAATCTTCTTATTAAAACTTCAAAGCAATTTAAAAAGACTCTAGTAGTAATAACTCATGATGATAGGATTGCAAAGCTTGCTGACAGACAACTTTCAATAATTGATGGTATACTTATGGAGGTGAAATAG